From Coffea arabica cultivar ET-39 chromosome 2e, Coffea Arabica ET-39 HiFi, whole genome shotgun sequence, the proteins below share one genomic window:
- the LOC113729872 gene encoding uncharacterized protein isoform X3, whose protein sequence is MEAAAGVAAARGVSLSVPSSQPSRKEWRVVSETSVRSSSNEELERSKLGQSDERLIYEVQQGREPADVDFCSITIDGSLDNDILQQRLHSVVKQREELQQMETELRAQLIARGEIMEMRSTYDAHIKEHENAKIKLQEQLREKEQRILELERKMEDKERELHAIRLDNEAAWAKEDLLREQSKELQTYRRERDNTEAERAQHIKQIHELQEHFQEKDRQLMELQEQNRIAQENILFKDEQLREAQAWITRVQEMDALQSTTNHSLQAELRERTEQYNQLWLGCQRQFGEMERLHLHIQQLQHELADARERSNTYSDASHVSQTNPRDVSQIGKSNSGHLDMSGSGSPGESSSLPNGNADNASFVSVGNASVQADHAHGVPIAPSSLLGMPTYLPHGQMTAVHPFVVHQQGVPHSVPSHVGHFHSVPAMSSLQQWQNQQAVSEGAATHDQHSLQTEPNMLRSDSNYNYESSVNGQVLHSGYMNVNISQGMEPHSVVSSSNVEGQPVESIDTSYLSGAQPQQSLQQISSQFHDALRLDSLAHVNDTKEKNVNSLSNSPMEVQGLMMEKSGSVSNESSSEEANHAANLSESTMDTAAEVILSESFAATGQKNTGIGGKLSEANLLDERSLLACIVRTIPPGSGGRIRITTTLPNRLGKMIAPLHWHDYKKKYGKLDEFVSSHPELFVIDGDYIQLREGAQEIIAATAAVAKVAAAAAAAVTSSYSSLVPSVAVTPMAQSHRLKKAPSMESTSGKSDRSIFKEYAVSRPSNAIDNSSQLSAMKNQNPNGVSFSNSEGVSNVKILSKPKDHTGMNSSESRHGQTTLLTYGNGTNSEKNDFGSSQNKGSTQWKTSGSVVGNQQGRVVGAAASPRR, encoded by the exons ATGGAGGCCGCGGCAGGTGTTGCAGCCGCACGCGGTGTTTCTCTGTCCGTGCCCTCGTCTCAACCTTCTCGCAAAGAATGGAGGGTTGTTTCCGAAACATCGGTTCGAAGTTCCAGCAACGAG GAATTGGAGCGTTCAAAGTTGGGGCAATCGGATGAGAGATTGATATACGAG GTGCAACAGGGAAGAGAGCCGGCTGATGTGGATTTCTGTTCCATTACCATTGACGGAAGTTTGGACAATGATATTTTGCAGCAGAGGCTGCATAGCGTGGTGAAACAAAGAGAGGAGTTGCAGCAGATGGAGACCGAACTTCGCGCTCAACTTATAGCAAGGGGAGAAATTATGGAGATGCGGAGCACTTATGATGCTCATATCAAAGAgcatgaaaatgccaaaatcAAGCTTCAG GAGCAACTGCGAGAGAAGGAACAAAGGATACTCGAGTTGGAGAGAAAGATGGAAGACAAAGAAAGGGAGCTGCACGCTATCAGACTAGACAATGAAGCG GCATGGGCTAAAGAGGATCTTCTTAGAGAGCAGAGCAAAGAGCTACAAACGTACAG GAGGGAGCGAGATAACACCGAGGCTGAAAGAGCCCAGCATATCAAACAAATCCATGAACTTCAGGAACATTTTCAAGAAAAGGACCGACAGCTGATGGAGTTGCAGGAACAG AATAGGATTGCTCAAGAGAACATCCTCTTCAAAGATGAACAGTTGAGAGAGGCCCAGGCTTGGATAACTCGTGTACAGGAGATGGATGCACTACAATCAACTACTAACCACTCTTTACAGGCTGAACTTCGAGAACGCACAGAGCAATATAATCAGCTTTGGCTTGGTTGTCAAAGACAG TTTGGTGAGATGGAGCGTCTTCATCTCCATATACAACAGCTGCAGCATGAATTGGCTGATGCAAGAGAAAGAAGCAACACATACTCAGATGCCTCACATGTTTCTCAGACAAATCCAAGGGATGTTTCCCAGATTGGAAAGAGCAATAGTGGCCACCTGGATATGAGTGGAAGTGGTTCACCTGGTGAAAGCTCTAGCCTACCTAATGGAAATGCTGATAATGCTTCGTTTGTTTCAGTAGGCAATGCATCAGTGCAG GCTGATCATGCCCATGGTGTTCCAATTGCTCCTTCATCCCTACTTGGGATGCCAACTTACCTTCCACATGGACAGATGACTGCCGTGCATCCCTTTGTGGTGCATCAGCAAGGGGTACCTCATTCTGTACCATCACATGTTGGACATTTTCACTCTGTGCCAGCAATGTCATCACTTCAGCAGTGGCAAAACCAACAG GCTGTATCAGAGGGTGCAGCAACTCATGATCAACATTCTCTACAAACTGAACCTAACATGTTGAGGTCGGATTCCAATTACAACTATGAATCCTCTGTAAATGGTCAGGTTCTTCATTCGGGTTATATGAACGTTAACATCAGCCAAGGAATGGAACCTCATTCTGTGGTTTCATCCTCAAATGTGGAGGGACAG CCAGTTGAATCCATAGATACAAGCTACCTTTCTGGAGCCCAACCTCAGCAGAGCTTGCAACAAATATCTTCCCAGTTTCATGATGCTTTGAGATTGGATTCTCTTGCACACGTTAACGACACAAAG GAGAAGAATGTCAACTCATTATCTAATTCTCCTATGGAGGTGCAAGGTTTAATGATGGAGAAAAGTGGCTCTGTCTCCAATGAATCATCTTCTGAAGAAGCAAATCATGCTGCAAATCTGAGCGAAAGTACAATGGATACTGCTGCAGAAGTCATTCTTTCTGAATCCTTCGCTGCTACGGGTCAGAAAAATACAGGTATAGGTGGAAAATTATCAGAGGCTAATCTACTTGATGAAAGATCATTATTAGCTTGCATCGTCCGTACAATTCCACCAGGATCTGGAGGTAGAATAAGGATCACCACAACG CTTCCAAATAGACTTGGTAAAATGATTGCCCCTCTACATTGGCATGATTACAAAAAGAAGTATGGGAAGCTTGATGAGTTTGTCTCCAGCCATCCTGAA TTATTTGTAATTGATGGAGACTACATACAACTTCGAGAAGGCGCACAAGAAATCATAGCAGCCACAGCAGCTGTTGCTAaggttgctgctgctgctgctgccgcTGTAACATCATCTTACTCATCATTGGTGCCTTCTGTTGCTGTGACTCCGATGGCTCAGTCTCACCGGTTGAAGAAAGCTCCATCAATGGAGTCCACATCTGGAAAGTCTGACAGGAGCATTTTTAAGGAGTATGCAGTGTCCAGGCCTTCAAATGCCATCGATAACTCATCTCAGCTATCTGCAATGAAGAACCAGAATCCAAATGGTGTTTCCTTTAGCAACAGTGAAGGTGTGTCAAATGTAAAAATCTTGAGTAAACCTAAGGATCACACGGGAATGAATAGCTCTGAGAGCAGGCATGGGCAAACTACTCTATTGACATATGGAAATGGAACAAATTCTGAGAAGAATGATTTTGGCAGCTCCCAAAACAAGGGTTCAACTCAATGGAAGACCAGTGGGAGTGTAGTTGGAAATCAGCAGGGCAG GGTGGTTGGTGCTGCTGCAAGTCCTAGGAGATA G
- the LOC113729872 gene encoding uncharacterized protein isoform X4 — protein sequence MEAAAGVAAARGVSLSVPSSQPSRKEWRVVSETSVRSSSNEELERSKLGQSDERLIYEGREPADVDFCSITIDGSLDNDILQQRLHSVVKQREELQQMETELRAQLIARGEIMEMRSTYDAHIKEHENAKIKLQEQLREKEQRILELERKMEDKERELHAIRLDNEAQAWAKEDLLREQSKELQTYRRERDNTEAERAQHIKQIHELQEHFQEKDRQLMELQEQNRIAQENILFKDEQLREAQAWITRVQEMDALQSTTNHSLQAELRERTEQYNQLWLGCQRQFGEMERLHLHIQQLQHELADARERSNTYSDASHVSQTNPRDVSQIGKSNSGHLDMSGSGSPGESSSLPNGNADNASFVSVGNASVQADHAHGVPIAPSSLLGMPTYLPHGQMTAVHPFVVHQQGVPHSVPSHVGHFHSVPAMSSLQQWQNQQAVSEGAATHDQHSLQTEPNMLRSDSNYNYESSVNGQVLHSGYMNVNISQGMEPHSVVSSSNVEGQPVESIDTSYLSGAQPQQSLQQISSQFHDALRLDSLAHVNDTKEKNVNSLSNSPMEVQGLMMEKSGSVSNESSSEEANHAANLSESTMDTAAEVILSESFAATGQKNTGIGGKLSEANLLDERSLLACIVRTIPPGSGGRIRITTTLPNRLGKMIAPLHWHDYKKKYGKLDEFVSSHPELFVIDGDYIQLREGAQEIIAATAAVAKVAAAAAAAVTSSYSSLVPSVAVTPMAQSHRLKKAPSMESTSGKSDRSIFKEYAVSRPSNAIDNSSQLSAMKNQNPNGVSFSNSEGVSNVKILSKPKDHTGMNSSESRHGQTTLLTYGNGTNSEKNDFGSSQNKGSTQWKTSGSVVGNQQGRVVGAAASPRR from the exons ATGGAGGCCGCGGCAGGTGTTGCAGCCGCACGCGGTGTTTCTCTGTCCGTGCCCTCGTCTCAACCTTCTCGCAAAGAATGGAGGGTTGTTTCCGAAACATCGGTTCGAAGTTCCAGCAACGAG GAATTGGAGCGTTCAAAGTTGGGGCAATCGGATGAGAGATTGATATACGAG GGAAGAGAGCCGGCTGATGTGGATTTCTGTTCCATTACCATTGACGGAAGTTTGGACAATGATATTTTGCAGCAGAGGCTGCATAGCGTGGTGAAACAAAGAGAGGAGTTGCAGCAGATGGAGACCGAACTTCGCGCTCAACTTATAGCAAGGGGAGAAATTATGGAGATGCGGAGCACTTATGATGCTCATATCAAAGAgcatgaaaatgccaaaatcAAGCTTCAG GAGCAACTGCGAGAGAAGGAACAAAGGATACTCGAGTTGGAGAGAAAGATGGAAGACAAAGAAAGGGAGCTGCACGCTATCAGACTAGACAATGAAGCG CAGGCATGGGCTAAAGAGGATCTTCTTAGAGAGCAGAGCAAAGAGCTACAAACGTACAG GAGGGAGCGAGATAACACCGAGGCTGAAAGAGCCCAGCATATCAAACAAATCCATGAACTTCAGGAACATTTTCAAGAAAAGGACCGACAGCTGATGGAGTTGCAGGAACAG AATAGGATTGCTCAAGAGAACATCCTCTTCAAAGATGAACAGTTGAGAGAGGCCCAGGCTTGGATAACTCGTGTACAGGAGATGGATGCACTACAATCAACTACTAACCACTCTTTACAGGCTGAACTTCGAGAACGCACAGAGCAATATAATCAGCTTTGGCTTGGTTGTCAAAGACAG TTTGGTGAGATGGAGCGTCTTCATCTCCATATACAACAGCTGCAGCATGAATTGGCTGATGCAAGAGAAAGAAGCAACACATACTCAGATGCCTCACATGTTTCTCAGACAAATCCAAGGGATGTTTCCCAGATTGGAAAGAGCAATAGTGGCCACCTGGATATGAGTGGAAGTGGTTCACCTGGTGAAAGCTCTAGCCTACCTAATGGAAATGCTGATAATGCTTCGTTTGTTTCAGTAGGCAATGCATCAGTGCAG GCTGATCATGCCCATGGTGTTCCAATTGCTCCTTCATCCCTACTTGGGATGCCAACTTACCTTCCACATGGACAGATGACTGCCGTGCATCCCTTTGTGGTGCATCAGCAAGGGGTACCTCATTCTGTACCATCACATGTTGGACATTTTCACTCTGTGCCAGCAATGTCATCACTTCAGCAGTGGCAAAACCAACAG GCTGTATCAGAGGGTGCAGCAACTCATGATCAACATTCTCTACAAACTGAACCTAACATGTTGAGGTCGGATTCCAATTACAACTATGAATCCTCTGTAAATGGTCAGGTTCTTCATTCGGGTTATATGAACGTTAACATCAGCCAAGGAATGGAACCTCATTCTGTGGTTTCATCCTCAAATGTGGAGGGACAG CCAGTTGAATCCATAGATACAAGCTACCTTTCTGGAGCCCAACCTCAGCAGAGCTTGCAACAAATATCTTCCCAGTTTCATGATGCTTTGAGATTGGATTCTCTTGCACACGTTAACGACACAAAG GAGAAGAATGTCAACTCATTATCTAATTCTCCTATGGAGGTGCAAGGTTTAATGATGGAGAAAAGTGGCTCTGTCTCCAATGAATCATCTTCTGAAGAAGCAAATCATGCTGCAAATCTGAGCGAAAGTACAATGGATACTGCTGCAGAAGTCATTCTTTCTGAATCCTTCGCTGCTACGGGTCAGAAAAATACAGGTATAGGTGGAAAATTATCAGAGGCTAATCTACTTGATGAAAGATCATTATTAGCTTGCATCGTCCGTACAATTCCACCAGGATCTGGAGGTAGAATAAGGATCACCACAACG CTTCCAAATAGACTTGGTAAAATGATTGCCCCTCTACATTGGCATGATTACAAAAAGAAGTATGGGAAGCTTGATGAGTTTGTCTCCAGCCATCCTGAA TTATTTGTAATTGATGGAGACTACATACAACTTCGAGAAGGCGCACAAGAAATCATAGCAGCCACAGCAGCTGTTGCTAaggttgctgctgctgctgctgccgcTGTAACATCATCTTACTCATCATTGGTGCCTTCTGTTGCTGTGACTCCGATGGCTCAGTCTCACCGGTTGAAGAAAGCTCCATCAATGGAGTCCACATCTGGAAAGTCTGACAGGAGCATTTTTAAGGAGTATGCAGTGTCCAGGCCTTCAAATGCCATCGATAACTCATCTCAGCTATCTGCAATGAAGAACCAGAATCCAAATGGTGTTTCCTTTAGCAACAGTGAAGGTGTGTCAAATGTAAAAATCTTGAGTAAACCTAAGGATCACACGGGAATGAATAGCTCTGAGAGCAGGCATGGGCAAACTACTCTATTGACATATGGAAATGGAACAAATTCTGAGAAGAATGATTTTGGCAGCTCCCAAAACAAGGGTTCAACTCAATGGAAGACCAGTGGGAGTGTAGTTGGAAATCAGCAGGGCAG GGTGGTTGGTGCTGCTGCAAGTCCTAGGAGATA G
- the LOC113729872 gene encoding uncharacterized protein isoform X1, giving the protein MEAAAGVAAARGVSLSVPSSQPSRKEWRVVSETSVRSSSNEELERSKLGQSDERLIYEVQQGREPADVDFCSITIDGSLDNDILQQRLHSVVKQREELQQMETELRAQLIARGEIMEMRSTYDAHIKEHENAKIKLQEQLREKEQRILELERKMEDKERELHAIRLDNEAQAWAKEDLLREQSKELQTYRRERDNTEAERAQHIKQIHELQEHFQEKDRQLMELQEQNRIAQENILFKDEQLREAQAWITRVQEMDALQSTTNHSLQAELRERTEQYNQLWLGCQRQFGEMERLHLHIQQLQHELADARERSNTYSDASHVSQTNPRDVSQIGKSNSGHLDMSGSGSPGESSSLPNGNADNASFVSVGNASVQADHAHGVPIAPSSLLGMPTYLPHGQMTAVHPFVVHQQGVPHSVPSHVGHFHSVPAMSSLQQWQNQQAVSEGAATHDQHSLQTEPNMLRSDSNYNYESSVNGQVLHSGYMNVNISQGMEPHSVVSSSNVEGQPVESIDTSYLSGAQPQQSLQQISSQFHDALRLDSLAHVNDTKEKNVNSLSNSPMEVQGLMMEKSGSVSNESSSEEANHAANLSESTMDTAAEVILSESFAATGQKNTGIGGKLSEANLLDERSLLACIVRTIPPGSGGRIRITTTLPNRLGKMIAPLHWHDYKKKYGKLDEFVSSHPELFVIDGDYIQLREGAQEIIAATAAVAKVAAAAAAAVTSSYSSLVPSVAVTPMAQSHRLKKAPSMESTSGKSDRSIFKEYAVSRPSNAIDNSSQLSAMKNQNPNGVSFSNSEGVSNVKILSKPKDHTGMNSSESRHGQTTLLTYGNGTNSEKNDFGSSQNKGSTQWKTSGSVVGNQQGRVVGAAASPRR; this is encoded by the exons ATGGAGGCCGCGGCAGGTGTTGCAGCCGCACGCGGTGTTTCTCTGTCCGTGCCCTCGTCTCAACCTTCTCGCAAAGAATGGAGGGTTGTTTCCGAAACATCGGTTCGAAGTTCCAGCAACGAG GAATTGGAGCGTTCAAAGTTGGGGCAATCGGATGAGAGATTGATATACGAG GTGCAACAGGGAAGAGAGCCGGCTGATGTGGATTTCTGTTCCATTACCATTGACGGAAGTTTGGACAATGATATTTTGCAGCAGAGGCTGCATAGCGTGGTGAAACAAAGAGAGGAGTTGCAGCAGATGGAGACCGAACTTCGCGCTCAACTTATAGCAAGGGGAGAAATTATGGAGATGCGGAGCACTTATGATGCTCATATCAAAGAgcatgaaaatgccaaaatcAAGCTTCAG GAGCAACTGCGAGAGAAGGAACAAAGGATACTCGAGTTGGAGAGAAAGATGGAAGACAAAGAAAGGGAGCTGCACGCTATCAGACTAGACAATGAAGCG CAGGCATGGGCTAAAGAGGATCTTCTTAGAGAGCAGAGCAAAGAGCTACAAACGTACAG GAGGGAGCGAGATAACACCGAGGCTGAAAGAGCCCAGCATATCAAACAAATCCATGAACTTCAGGAACATTTTCAAGAAAAGGACCGACAGCTGATGGAGTTGCAGGAACAG AATAGGATTGCTCAAGAGAACATCCTCTTCAAAGATGAACAGTTGAGAGAGGCCCAGGCTTGGATAACTCGTGTACAGGAGATGGATGCACTACAATCAACTACTAACCACTCTTTACAGGCTGAACTTCGAGAACGCACAGAGCAATATAATCAGCTTTGGCTTGGTTGTCAAAGACAG TTTGGTGAGATGGAGCGTCTTCATCTCCATATACAACAGCTGCAGCATGAATTGGCTGATGCAAGAGAAAGAAGCAACACATACTCAGATGCCTCACATGTTTCTCAGACAAATCCAAGGGATGTTTCCCAGATTGGAAAGAGCAATAGTGGCCACCTGGATATGAGTGGAAGTGGTTCACCTGGTGAAAGCTCTAGCCTACCTAATGGAAATGCTGATAATGCTTCGTTTGTTTCAGTAGGCAATGCATCAGTGCAG GCTGATCATGCCCATGGTGTTCCAATTGCTCCTTCATCCCTACTTGGGATGCCAACTTACCTTCCACATGGACAGATGACTGCCGTGCATCCCTTTGTGGTGCATCAGCAAGGGGTACCTCATTCTGTACCATCACATGTTGGACATTTTCACTCTGTGCCAGCAATGTCATCACTTCAGCAGTGGCAAAACCAACAG GCTGTATCAGAGGGTGCAGCAACTCATGATCAACATTCTCTACAAACTGAACCTAACATGTTGAGGTCGGATTCCAATTACAACTATGAATCCTCTGTAAATGGTCAGGTTCTTCATTCGGGTTATATGAACGTTAACATCAGCCAAGGAATGGAACCTCATTCTGTGGTTTCATCCTCAAATGTGGAGGGACAG CCAGTTGAATCCATAGATACAAGCTACCTTTCTGGAGCCCAACCTCAGCAGAGCTTGCAACAAATATCTTCCCAGTTTCATGATGCTTTGAGATTGGATTCTCTTGCACACGTTAACGACACAAAG GAGAAGAATGTCAACTCATTATCTAATTCTCCTATGGAGGTGCAAGGTTTAATGATGGAGAAAAGTGGCTCTGTCTCCAATGAATCATCTTCTGAAGAAGCAAATCATGCTGCAAATCTGAGCGAAAGTACAATGGATACTGCTGCAGAAGTCATTCTTTCTGAATCCTTCGCTGCTACGGGTCAGAAAAATACAGGTATAGGTGGAAAATTATCAGAGGCTAATCTACTTGATGAAAGATCATTATTAGCTTGCATCGTCCGTACAATTCCACCAGGATCTGGAGGTAGAATAAGGATCACCACAACG CTTCCAAATAGACTTGGTAAAATGATTGCCCCTCTACATTGGCATGATTACAAAAAGAAGTATGGGAAGCTTGATGAGTTTGTCTCCAGCCATCCTGAA TTATTTGTAATTGATGGAGACTACATACAACTTCGAGAAGGCGCACAAGAAATCATAGCAGCCACAGCAGCTGTTGCTAaggttgctgctgctgctgctgccgcTGTAACATCATCTTACTCATCATTGGTGCCTTCTGTTGCTGTGACTCCGATGGCTCAGTCTCACCGGTTGAAGAAAGCTCCATCAATGGAGTCCACATCTGGAAAGTCTGACAGGAGCATTTTTAAGGAGTATGCAGTGTCCAGGCCTTCAAATGCCATCGATAACTCATCTCAGCTATCTGCAATGAAGAACCAGAATCCAAATGGTGTTTCCTTTAGCAACAGTGAAGGTGTGTCAAATGTAAAAATCTTGAGTAAACCTAAGGATCACACGGGAATGAATAGCTCTGAGAGCAGGCATGGGCAAACTACTCTATTGACATATGGAAATGGAACAAATTCTGAGAAGAATGATTTTGGCAGCTCCCAAAACAAGGGTTCAACTCAATGGAAGACCAGTGGGAGTGTAGTTGGAAATCAGCAGGGCAG GGTGGTTGGTGCTGCTGCAAGTCCTAGGAGATA G
- the LOC113729872 gene encoding uncharacterized protein isoform X5 gives MEAAAGVAAARGVSLSVPSSQPSRKEWRVVSETSVRSSSNEELERSKLGQSDERLIYEQRLHSVVKQREELQQMETELRAQLIARGEIMEMRSTYDAHIKEHENAKIKLQEQLREKEQRILELERKMEDKERELHAIRLDNEAQAWAKEDLLREQSKELQTYRRERDNTEAERAQHIKQIHELQEHFQEKDRQLMELQEQNRIAQENILFKDEQLREAQAWITRVQEMDALQSTTNHSLQAELRERTEQYNQLWLGCQRQFGEMERLHLHIQQLQHELADARERSNTYSDASHVSQTNPRDVSQIGKSNSGHLDMSGSGSPGESSSLPNGNADNASFVSVGNASVQADHAHGVPIAPSSLLGMPTYLPHGQMTAVHPFVVHQQGVPHSVPSHVGHFHSVPAMSSLQQWQNQQAVSEGAATHDQHSLQTEPNMLRSDSNYNYESSVNGQVLHSGYMNVNISQGMEPHSVVSSSNVEGQPVESIDTSYLSGAQPQQSLQQISSQFHDALRLDSLAHVNDTKEKNVNSLSNSPMEVQGLMMEKSGSVSNESSSEEANHAANLSESTMDTAAEVILSESFAATGQKNTGIGGKLSEANLLDERSLLACIVRTIPPGSGGRIRITTTLPNRLGKMIAPLHWHDYKKKYGKLDEFVSSHPELFVIDGDYIQLREGAQEIIAATAAVAKVAAAAAAAVTSSYSSLVPSVAVTPMAQSHRLKKAPSMESTSGKSDRSIFKEYAVSRPSNAIDNSSQLSAMKNQNPNGVSFSNSEGVSNVKILSKPKDHTGMNSSESRHGQTTLLTYGNGTNSEKNDFGSSQNKGSTQWKTSGSVVGNQQGRVVGAAASPRR, from the exons ATGGAGGCCGCGGCAGGTGTTGCAGCCGCACGCGGTGTTTCTCTGTCCGTGCCCTCGTCTCAACCTTCTCGCAAAGAATGGAGGGTTGTTTCCGAAACATCGGTTCGAAGTTCCAGCAACGAG GAATTGGAGCGTTCAAAGTTGGGGCAATCGGATGAGAGATTGATATACGAG CAGAGGCTGCATAGCGTGGTGAAACAAAGAGAGGAGTTGCAGCAGATGGAGACCGAACTTCGCGCTCAACTTATAGCAAGGGGAGAAATTATGGAGATGCGGAGCACTTATGATGCTCATATCAAAGAgcatgaaaatgccaaaatcAAGCTTCAG GAGCAACTGCGAGAGAAGGAACAAAGGATACTCGAGTTGGAGAGAAAGATGGAAGACAAAGAAAGGGAGCTGCACGCTATCAGACTAGACAATGAAGCG CAGGCATGGGCTAAAGAGGATCTTCTTAGAGAGCAGAGCAAAGAGCTACAAACGTACAG GAGGGAGCGAGATAACACCGAGGCTGAAAGAGCCCAGCATATCAAACAAATCCATGAACTTCAGGAACATTTTCAAGAAAAGGACCGACAGCTGATGGAGTTGCAGGAACAG AATAGGATTGCTCAAGAGAACATCCTCTTCAAAGATGAACAGTTGAGAGAGGCCCAGGCTTGGATAACTCGTGTACAGGAGATGGATGCACTACAATCAACTACTAACCACTCTTTACAGGCTGAACTTCGAGAACGCACAGAGCAATATAATCAGCTTTGGCTTGGTTGTCAAAGACAG TTTGGTGAGATGGAGCGTCTTCATCTCCATATACAACAGCTGCAGCATGAATTGGCTGATGCAAGAGAAAGAAGCAACACATACTCAGATGCCTCACATGTTTCTCAGACAAATCCAAGGGATGTTTCCCAGATTGGAAAGAGCAATAGTGGCCACCTGGATATGAGTGGAAGTGGTTCACCTGGTGAAAGCTCTAGCCTACCTAATGGAAATGCTGATAATGCTTCGTTTGTTTCAGTAGGCAATGCATCAGTGCAG GCTGATCATGCCCATGGTGTTCCAATTGCTCCTTCATCCCTACTTGGGATGCCAACTTACCTTCCACATGGACAGATGACTGCCGTGCATCCCTTTGTGGTGCATCAGCAAGGGGTACCTCATTCTGTACCATCACATGTTGGACATTTTCACTCTGTGCCAGCAATGTCATCACTTCAGCAGTGGCAAAACCAACAG GCTGTATCAGAGGGTGCAGCAACTCATGATCAACATTCTCTACAAACTGAACCTAACATGTTGAGGTCGGATTCCAATTACAACTATGAATCCTCTGTAAATGGTCAGGTTCTTCATTCGGGTTATATGAACGTTAACATCAGCCAAGGAATGGAACCTCATTCTGTGGTTTCATCCTCAAATGTGGAGGGACAG CCAGTTGAATCCATAGATACAAGCTACCTTTCTGGAGCCCAACCTCAGCAGAGCTTGCAACAAATATCTTCCCAGTTTCATGATGCTTTGAGATTGGATTCTCTTGCACACGTTAACGACACAAAG GAGAAGAATGTCAACTCATTATCTAATTCTCCTATGGAGGTGCAAGGTTTAATGATGGAGAAAAGTGGCTCTGTCTCCAATGAATCATCTTCTGAAGAAGCAAATCATGCTGCAAATCTGAGCGAAAGTACAATGGATACTGCTGCAGAAGTCATTCTTTCTGAATCCTTCGCTGCTACGGGTCAGAAAAATACAGGTATAGGTGGAAAATTATCAGAGGCTAATCTACTTGATGAAAGATCATTATTAGCTTGCATCGTCCGTACAATTCCACCAGGATCTGGAGGTAGAATAAGGATCACCACAACG CTTCCAAATAGACTTGGTAAAATGATTGCCCCTCTACATTGGCATGATTACAAAAAGAAGTATGGGAAGCTTGATGAGTTTGTCTCCAGCCATCCTGAA TTATTTGTAATTGATGGAGACTACATACAACTTCGAGAAGGCGCACAAGAAATCATAGCAGCCACAGCAGCTGTTGCTAaggttgctgctgctgctgctgccgcTGTAACATCATCTTACTCATCATTGGTGCCTTCTGTTGCTGTGACTCCGATGGCTCAGTCTCACCGGTTGAAGAAAGCTCCATCAATGGAGTCCACATCTGGAAAGTCTGACAGGAGCATTTTTAAGGAGTATGCAGTGTCCAGGCCTTCAAATGCCATCGATAACTCATCTCAGCTATCTGCAATGAAGAACCAGAATCCAAATGGTGTTTCCTTTAGCAACAGTGAAGGTGTGTCAAATGTAAAAATCTTGAGTAAACCTAAGGATCACACGGGAATGAATAGCTCTGAGAGCAGGCATGGGCAAACTACTCTATTGACATATGGAAATGGAACAAATTCTGAGAAGAATGATTTTGGCAGCTCCCAAAACAAGGGTTCAACTCAATGGAAGACCAGTGGGAGTGTAGTTGGAAATCAGCAGGGCAG GGTGGTTGGTGCTGCTGCAAGTCCTAGGAGATA G